The following proteins come from a genomic window of Eretmochelys imbricata isolate rEreImb1 chromosome 11, rEreImb1.hap1, whole genome shotgun sequence:
- the LOC144272471 gene encoding tetraspanin-7-like, with product MRKIDSSKKLILIKVCLYFIDLFYWVSGVVLLCIGVSVQMKLHDAFVLVNETSSGVPVIITIVGGVIISVSAFGAIAILKSSHTMIKVIGTMLPLFQSSETSPVLHTLSKFTGMLLIIFLIEIIVGISAYAYRAKLHDNLLRSFLKTLDKYNRESQVTKGIDHLQENFQCCGAQNYTDWLNTTFGSLSSAVPNSCCKMVTKSCGMNLSNDTANINQQGCIQKLKKWAEEHIALIGGVCISVGFAQLLGILFSYMLLRLLNEDYVNL from the exons ATGAGGAAAATAGATTCTAGCAAGAAGCTAATATTAATTAAAGTTTGCTTATATTTTATTGATTTGTTTTATTGG GTTTCTGGGGTTGTGCTCCTGTGCATAGGAGTCTCTGTCCAGATGAAACTCCATGATGCTTTCGTGTTGGTGAATGAAACCTCGTCTGGTGTCCCTGTGATTATCACCATTGTTGGTGGTGTGATCATCTCTGTCTCAGCCTTTGGTGCAATTGCCATACTGAAGTCCAGTCATACGATGATCAAAGTG AT aggaacaatgCTTCCCCTTTTCCAATCCTCTGAGACCTCCCCCGTCCTCCATACACTGTCAAAG TTCACAGGCATGCTGCTGATTATCTTCTTGATTGAAATCATAGTTGGCATCTCTGCCTATGCTTACAGAGCGAAG CTGCATGACAACCTACTGAGAAGCTTTCTGAAGACTCTTGACAAATATAACAGAGAATCCCAAGTAACCAAAGGAATAGACCACCTACAGGAGA ATTTCCAGTGCTGTGGTGCTCAGAACTACACCGACTGGCTCAATACTACATTTGGATCTCTCAGTTCAGCTGTTCCAAATAGCTGCTGCAAGATGGTAACGAAAAGTTGTGGAATGAATCTAAGCAACGATACTGCTAACATTAACCAACAG ggaTGCATTCAAAAGCTGAAGAAGTGGGCTGAAGAACATATTGCTCTTATTGGAGGGGTTTGCATAAGTGTTGGATTTGCACAG TTACTTGGGATCTTATTTAGCTACATGCTACTGAGACTACTTAATGAAGATTATGTGAACTTGTGA